Proteins found in one Pelmatolapia mariae isolate MD_Pm_ZW linkage group LG7, Pm_UMD_F_2, whole genome shotgun sequence genomic segment:
- the LOC134631481 gene encoding DENN domain-containing protein 5B-like gives MNTAAATGSASCRFAHYFVVCGVDTETGLEPDDGAGEGFEHSPVRRSFKSKVLAHYPENTDRNPFNKDAVNMLCMPRGLSFRTQADRLDPQFHSFTISFNDGTRSYGFVHTFYEEVTSPQIITAMQTLCQMHHVEHHSSSLASSPSSSSSSASSPSTSSMDSLASSLDESDAESLAGVSGCLGCVGSFDPTRDTLYVSKALCLVTPLPFLQASRQFLVQLHQAVTSQTAPPLPLESYIHNILYEVPLPPPGRSLRFHGVQGPILCQRPGPGELPLGEYPLGDAFSLLGVDSMVKLLTCALLETQVLLYSSDYQRLMTVAEGINTLLFPFQWQHIYLPIISAPLHHLLDAPVPFLMGIQRRDGAQRSSLNLPHEANLCFVDIDNHCVEAPEDLPQFPDQTELIQELSEVLLQFGLPPQGGVIAKPTTTSSSPRLSSLVLEDLMEDRRNGNLGGEELAVLERLQALARRCGGGKMSDGGKTLGHVFEEEEEELKAAKLNIQLREVFAGRFAAMFGRYDDFVIHSALDLDSWLTNREGMFNFDKGSFLSVQPASHLHFLSRFLETSMFSSFVDGKVISRWADREPLQQLFDSRLERERLYDTGSEDSCSCLYRKCTTLFESGQAIEHRLLKADHTAIHPHLLDMRIGQGRHHPGYFPKLQADVLAQAQNTNKWSSRVTASRRSEPKRSTVSDQSGVDNEQRQKYTFARKNLRQSKLLDLTPQAITQTHREFVDGLLSECRLKTKRMLKERMGKESVELGQGEASITGLQENTLIHGLCDLLERTWGHGLQVKQGKSALWSHLLHYQAAQGKTEAPAESPGSNCSDQRTVDDGALPLRGSLIQDMRFIQTMSEGLSDVGQARAWIHLALEKKMLSQHLKELLTNQELLRQLYKPHSFLLCEEEREQFLFHLLSLNTVDYLCFTRVFTSVCIPYRVVIIPMKKLSIAMATVDPWVCVSGELGDSGVRQIPKNTQEIFFQCKNLGRLSTLQLGQENSGLLAKCLIDCVMVYNEITGHTYKFPCGRWLGKGVGDGSLERVLIGQLVSPGAEEDAGRLTGTPPPELASPSQSVRTVLGSLGSRSRMLFVEVQEDMREAVNNLVKHFHKPEQERGNLTVLLCGEGGLVLCLEKFLLHGLKSNRLFQRNVFVWDFVEKAVASMETADQMGDLHGSTLTKGPPCDLLCHYVSAINASPRNIGKEGKFQLFVCLGIRDRLLSLWLPLLADCPLTARTYEDGALLRDRAAVHSLSRMLHTLNEFAITLETALVKGVDL, from the exons gTGAGGGCTTTGAGCACAGCCCTGTTCGACGGTCCTTCAAATCGAAGGTTTTGGCTCATTACCCTGAAAACACAGACAGGAACCCCTTCAATAAAGATGCTGTCAACATG CTCTGCATGCCCAGAGGGCTGTCCTTTCGCACTCAAGCCGACAGACTTGATCCTCAGTTTCACTCGTTTACGATTTCTTTCAACGATGGCACGCGTTCCTACGGCTTTGTTCACACCTTCTACGAGGAGGTGACCAGTCCTCAGATTATCACTGCCATGCAGACACTCTGTCAGATGCACCATGTGGAGCACCACTCCTCTTCATTGGCCTCCTCTCCCTCGtcctcatcttcctctgcctcctcACCCTCCACCTCCAGTATGGACTCACTTGCGAGCAGCTTGGATGAGTCAGACGCCGAGTCTCTGGCTGGGGTGTCTGGCTGCCTCGGCTGTGTAGGCTCCTTCGATCCAACGCGAGACACCCTGTATGTGTCCAAAGCCCTCTGCCTCGTCACGCCACTCCCTTTTCTTCAAGCTTCACGACAGTTTCTGGTTCAGCTCCACCAGGCTGTGACGTCACAGACAGCCCCACCACTCCCTCTAGAGAGCTACATCCATAACATCTTGTATGAGGTGCCATTGCCTCCACCTGGAAGGTCGCTGAGGTTCCACGGGGTGCAAGGGCCCATCCTTTGCCAGCGGCCCGGGCCAGGTGAGCTTCCTTTGGGGGAGTATCCTCTTGGAGATGCGTTCTCCCTCCTGGGTGTGGACAGCATGGTGAAACTACTTACCTGTGCACTTCTGGAGACACAAGTCCTGCTTTACTCTTCAG ACTACCAGCGTTTGATGACCGTGGCAGAGGGCATCAACACACTGCTGTTCCCATTTCAGTGGCAACACATCTACCTGCCCATCATTTCTGCACCACTACATCACCTGCTCGATGCTCCTGTGCCATTCCTGATGGGTATCCAGCGCAGAGATGGAGCTCAGCGATCCTCCCTCAATCTGCCACATGAG GCTAACCTGTGCTTCGTGGACATTGACAACCACTGCGTCGaagctcctgaagaccttcccCAGTTTCCGGATCAGACTGAACTCATTCAGGAACTGAGTGAGGTGTTGTTGCAATTTGGGCTGCCTCCACAGGGCGGTGTGATCGCTAAGCCCACGACCACCTCTTCCTCCCCTCGGCTAAGCAGCCTGGTGCTGGAGGATCTGATGGAGGACAGAAGGAACGGGAACCTCGGAGGCGAGGAGTTGGCGGTGCTGGAGAGGCTGCAGGCTCTGGCGAGGAGGTGTGGAGGAGGAAAGATGTCAGATGGAGGGAAGACACTGGGACACGTgtttgaggaggaggaggaagaactGAAGGCTGCAAAGCTGAATATTCAGCTGAGGGAGGTGTTTGCAGGACGTTTTGCTGCAATGTTTGGCAGATATGATGACTTCGTCATCCACAGCGCTCTGGATTTGGACTCTTGGTTGACCAACCGAGAGGGGATGTTCAACTTTGATAAG GGTTCCTTTCTCTCCGTTCAGCCAGCGAGCCACTTGCACTTCTTGTCCCGGTTCTTGGAGACAtccatgttttcttcttttgtggATGGGAAGGTTATATCTCGCTGGGCAGATAGGGAGCCACTACAGCAGCTGTTCGACAGCCGTTTAGAGCGAGAACGACTGTATGACACGGGGAGCGAGGATTCCTGTAGTTGTCTTTACAGGAAATGCACTACCCTCTTTGAATCAG GTCAGGCCATCGAGCACAGGCTGCTGAAGGCTGACCACACAGCCATACACCCCCACCTGCTGGACATGAGGATTGGCCAGGGTCGTCATCACCCGGGCTACTTCCCTAAGCTGCAGGCGGATGTCCTTGCCCAGGCACAGAACACCAACAA GTGGTCCAGTCGTGTCACAGCCTCTCGTAGGTCTGAACCCAAGAGATCCACAGTTTCTGATCAGTCAGGAGTGGACAACGAGCAGAGACAG AAATACACCTTTGCGAGGAAGAATCTCCGCCAGTCTAAACTACTTGACCTGACGCCTCAAGCTATCACTCAGACGCACCGGGAGTTTGTTGATGGGCTGCTCAGCGAGTGTCGTCTGAAG aCCAAACGGATGCTGAAGGAAAGGATGGGGAAGGAGAGTGTGGAACTAGGTCAGGGAGAGGCCAGCATCACAGGCCTGCAGGAAAACACACTCATCCACGGCCTGTGTGACCTGCTGGAGAGAACATGGGGCCACGGTCTGCAGGTGAAACAG GGGAAGTCTGCTCTTTGGTCCCATTTGCTTCACTACCAAGCTGCCCAGGGTAAGACGGAGGCACCAGCTGAGTCTCCAG GATCTAACTGTTCAGACCAGAGAACAGTTGATGATGGCGCTTTGCCCCTGAGAGGATCGTTGATACAGGATATGAG GTTTATCCAGACCATGAGTGAGGGTCTGTCTGATGTGGGTCAGGCCCGAGCCTGGATCCACCTGGCTCTAGAGAAGAAAATGCTATCCCAACACCTCAAAGAGCTGCTCACAAATCAGGAGCTGCTCCG GCAGCTGTACAAACCTCATTCATTCCTGCTCTGCGAGGAAGAAAGGGAGCAGTTTTTGTTCCACCTGCTCTCTCTCAACACCGTGGACTACCTCTGCTTTACACGCGTCTTCACCTCAGTCT GTATTCCATATCGTGTTGTTATAATACCCATGAAGAAGCTGAGCATCGCCATGGCAACAGTTGATCCttgggtgtgtgtgtcaggAGAGTTGGGCGATTCTGGAGTTAGACAGATCCCAAAGAATACACAAGAAATTTTTTTCCAG TGCAAGAACCTGGGCAGGCTGAGCACTCTGCAGCTGGGACAGGAGAACTCGGGCCTGCTGGCCAAGTGTCTCATTGACTGTGTGATGGTGTACAATGAGATTACAGGGCACACCTACAA GTTCCCTTGCGGCCGATGGCTTGGTAAAGGCGTGGGGGACGGCAGCTTGGAAAGAGTCCTCATTGGTCAGCTGGTGTCACCTGGTGCGGAGGAGGATGCTGGAAGGTTGACAGGGACACCTCCTCCGGAGCTGGCCTCTCCTTCTCAGAGTGTGCGGACAGTCCTCGGATCACTTGGCAGCCGTAGCA GGATGCTGTTTGTTGAAGTACAAGAGGACATGAGGGAGGCGGTAAATAACCTTGTGAAGCATTTCCACAAACCTGAACAagag AGGGGAAACCTGACAGTCTTGCTGTGTGGTGAAGGAGGTCTGGTGCTTTGCTTGGAGAAGTTCCTCCTCCATGGTCTCAAATCCAACCGactttttcagaggaatgtgtTCGTTTGGGACTTTGTGG AAAAGGCCGTGGCTTCCATGGAGACTGCTGATCAGATGGGTGACCTGCACGGATCAACACTGACAAAGGGCCCGCCCTGCGACCTGCTGTGCCACTACGTCAGTGCCATCAACGCCTCTCCTAGAAATATCGGAAAAGAGGGCAAAttccagctgtttgtctgtctggGAATTAG GGACCGGCTTCTCTCTCTGTGGCTCCCCCTGCTGGCAGACTGTCCCCTCACAGCTCGGACATACGAGGACGGTGCTCTGCTGCGGGACCGTGCTGCTGTACACTCCCTCTCTCGCATGCTGCACACACTAAATGAGTTCGCCATCACTCTGGAGACAGCACTGGTTAAAGgagttgacctctga